From Streptomyces sp. TLI_053, a single genomic window includes:
- a CDS encoding lysylphosphatidylglycerol synthase domain-containing protein — protein sequence MAERLRALLTPAVVLAALVGVGLLLRHEGPVAARALARADAVPPLLAALAANVGGLVLAVHAWRVLVPAPPGSPPGTAGPVRGLLAARIYFLGQLSKYLPGRVWGVVTHVTHGRAVGVPAATMTSAYLLSLALTVLTGACVSLFAAPAVLPGQWFWLVLPVLGLLACVARPALATAPVVALARLARRTVEPPPDAAVRRAIALAVASWLVSGLHLWFLAIALGAPAGSSAGPAIGAFALATVVSSLAVVVPDGWGVRELTIAAALAAALPDGTAATAAVASRVVCVVAELGSSAVVLALARARLGAPGARTDADSPVPTTVPTAAPVAAPTAAPSIAPTPIGDSRVHP from the coding sequence ATGGCGGAACGCCTGCGCGCCCTCCTCACCCCCGCCGTCGTGCTGGCCGCCCTGGTCGGTGTCGGCCTGCTGCTGCGGCACGAGGGCCCGGTCGCCGCCCGCGCCCTCGCCCGCGCCGACGCGGTGCCGCCGCTGCTCGCCGCGCTGGCCGCCAACGTCGGCGGCCTGGTGCTCGCGGTGCACGCCTGGCGGGTGCTGGTGCCCGCGCCGCCGGGCAGTCCCCCCGGCACGGCGGGACCGGTCCGGGGTCTGCTCGCGGCCCGGATCTACTTCCTCGGCCAGCTGTCCAAGTACCTGCCCGGCCGGGTGTGGGGCGTGGTCACCCATGTCACCCACGGCCGCGCGGTCGGTGTGCCGGCCGCCACGATGACCTCCGCCTATCTGCTCAGCCTCGCGCTGACCGTCCTCACCGGAGCCTGCGTCAGCCTGTTCGCCGCGCCCGCCGTCCTGCCGGGGCAGTGGTTCTGGCTGGTCCTGCCCGTCCTCGGCCTGCTCGCCTGCGTGGCCAGGCCCGCCCTGGCGACCGCGCCGGTGGTGGCGCTGGCCCGGCTGGCCCGCCGCACGGTGGAGCCGCCGCCGGACGCCGCGGTCCGCCGGGCGATCGCGCTGGCGGTCGCCTCCTGGCTGGTGTCCGGGCTGCACCTGTGGTTCCTGGCGATCGCCCTCGGCGCGCCCGCCGGGTCCTCCGCCGGGCCGGCGATCGGGGCGTTCGCGCTCGCCACGGTGGTGAGCAGTCTCGCCGTGGTGGTCCCCGACGGCTGGGGCGTGCGCGAGCTGACCATCGCCGCCGCGCTCGCGGCCGCGCTGCCCGACGGCACCGCGGCGACGGCGGCCGTCGCCAGCCGGGTGGTCTGCGTGGTCGCCGAACTCGGCAGCTCCGCCGTCGTCCTGGCGCTCGCCCGGGCCCGGCTCGGCGCCCCGGGCGCCCGTACCGACGCCGACAGCCCCGTTCCCACGACCGTTCCCACCGCCGCTCCTGTCGCCGCTCCCACCGCCGCTCCCTCCATCGCCCCCACTCCGATCGGAGACTCCCGTGTACACCCTTGA
- a CDS encoding aminotransferase class III-fold pyridoxal phosphate-dependent enzyme: MYTLDDAERFEVGEVHDLYRRYVNKSQVSLMTSFGFGRELVAHAEGAHLTLTDGRRILDVTGGVGVLNHGHNHPRILAVRERFARERRMEVHKTYFSPYLAALGHNLAEVLPGDLSMSFLPNSGAEAVEGAVKLAFKYHNGKRRTVLRADRAFHGKLLGSGGLTGQTQFAFPTIPGIDTFTYNDLASVRRAVAAHPGDVYAILIEPFSASTIEACSEEFLRGLRELCDREKIVLIFDEIYTGWGKTGTLFHFMRYPGLLPDVLTTSKSFGGGKSSISAFVAREPVFRKAYDNLGDALLQSTSTTYYGFGEECATALEAVNIAIEDDYPARARAIGAVLEPGLRRLAKEHPDTVARVDGAGALWGVFIDGGPRILDLVAKLAPGGMARDPRFRTKLVTCAVISALYQDHGIFAYYTLNGLNPLIIGPSLITEPADVERTVDALGTVLDEGLGRLVTRFVKQKVTSQW; encoded by the coding sequence GTGTACACCCTTGACGACGCCGAACGCTTCGAGGTCGGCGAGGTGCACGACCTCTACCGCCGGTACGTGAACAAGAGCCAGGTCTCGCTGATGACCTCCTTCGGCTTCGGCCGCGAGCTGGTCGCGCACGCCGAGGGCGCCCACCTCACCCTCACCGACGGCCGACGGATCCTGGACGTCACCGGCGGTGTGGGCGTGCTCAACCACGGCCACAACCACCCCCGGATCCTCGCCGTCCGGGAGCGCTTCGCCCGCGAGCGCCGGATGGAGGTCCACAAGACCTACTTCTCGCCCTACCTCGCCGCCCTCGGCCACAACCTCGCCGAGGTGCTGCCCGGCGACCTGTCGATGTCCTTCCTCCCCAACTCCGGCGCCGAGGCGGTCGAGGGCGCCGTCAAGCTCGCGTTCAAGTACCACAACGGCAAGCGCCGGACGGTGCTGCGCGCCGACCGGGCCTTCCACGGCAAGCTCCTCGGCTCCGGCGGCCTCACCGGGCAGACGCAGTTCGCGTTCCCCACCATCCCCGGCATCGACACCTTCACCTACAACGACCTCGCCTCCGTGCGGCGCGCCGTGGCAGCCCACCCCGGCGATGTCTACGCGATCCTGATCGAGCCGTTCAGCGCCTCCACCATCGAGGCCTGCTCGGAGGAGTTCCTGCGCGGACTGCGCGAGCTGTGCGACCGCGAGAAGATCGTGCTGATCTTCGACGAGATCTACACCGGCTGGGGCAAGACCGGCACCCTGTTCCACTTCATGCGCTACCCGGGCCTGCTGCCGGACGTGCTCACCACCTCGAAGTCCTTCGGCGGCGGCAAGTCCTCCATCTCGGCGTTCGTCGCCCGCGAACCCGTCTTCCGCAAGGCCTACGACAACCTGGGCGACGCCCTGCTGCAGTCCACCTCGACCACCTACTACGGCTTCGGCGAAGAGTGCGCCACCGCCCTGGAGGCCGTCAACATCGCGATCGAGGACGACTACCCGGCCCGGGCCCGGGCGATCGGCGCCGTCCTCGAACCGGGACTGCGGCGGCTCGCGAAGGAGCACCCGGACACCGTCGCCCGGGTGGACGGCGCGGGCGCGCTGTGGGGGGTGTTCATCGACGGCGGGCCGCGGATCCTCGACCTGGTCGCCAAGCTCGCGCCCGGCGGGATGGCGCGCGACCCCCGGTTCCGGACCAAGCTGGTCACCTGCGCCGTCATCAGCGCCCTCTACCAGGACCACGGCATCTTCGCCTACTACACCCTCAACGGCCTCAATCCGCTGATCATCGGGCCCTCCCTGATCACCGAACCGGCCGACGTCGAGCGGACCGTGGACGCCCTCGGCACCGTCCTCGACGAGGGGCTCGGCCGCCTGGTCACCCGCTTCGTCAAGCAGAAGGTGACCTCCCAGTGGTGA